A single window of Aspergillus flavus chromosome 4, complete sequence DNA harbors:
- a CDS encoding nucleoside phosphorylase — MKAPLSHNDYTVGWICALPLEMAAAKAMLDEVHPDLSSSLGDHNTYTLGTVGSHNIVIASIVASQMMPRFPSLRFSLMVGIGGGVPSRGADIRLGDVVVSNPTKGFREVRTGTLNKPSQLLLTALNKHQANNLLNGCDLSKHISQSAIMTSSHTSEFTYQGQEEDKLFHPEYDHMAPRRSCESCDHTQLVNRPTRSSTEPRIHYGLIASCNQAMKDAKPRDRLARQLGIICLEMEAAGLVGHFPCLVIRGISDYAEFHKNDQWHGYAIATAAAYAKELLSVVLPVEVVGKDPADVRSTAASESSLMSPDRSKKIHTWLSSLNFLQTQQDLFRKRPQWTGTTLLSSELKGWINRSIIVDHLRREFNANNKAGVACVYCNFKGQARQTVDSILASLLLQLVVARGGPVDDEHTLPDVDEIHPSEEDLKSYADSRIKVDISRDSGGLSDQEKVHIVNTVVKGSDEIFLLVKLHMDTLRPTRRKDEFVTWMNGLPDNMDKALEDTRLRDKFCTGSLRRSRYLTVRELDGALALDDLCECLHWLRDAPGIATTCLESFLTLGHSPNTQELLETRDKLQCAIRVMSLSQYSLQRRKDVTKLHILAYFGIDQLLERFLRGKLDINAKDNHGTTALHWAVRNGHKAMVKLLVNNKNTNINAKDSYGRTALHWAGRSANKDIMSLLLGLEKLEGRAEVFQEIHGLLRLIGAPIAALFYQYYRTPLSRAAERGDLALVTQLLDWPGTQPKQSTFIRTPLSLAAENGHGSVVKLLVERNADINFKFIGGRAPLSYAAENGHRDVVEVLLRSDTLDVDSKETDTLRIPQATDNADDGRTPLFYAAEKGFKEVVEILLSSNKVDVSSKDGQGLTPLMYAERNGHEEVVAVLRAGANCNPSDQRLYKQH, encoded by the exons ATGAAGGCACCATTGTCGCATAACGACTACACGGTTGGATGGATCTGTGCGCTTCCATTAGAAATGGCTGCAGCCAAAGCAATGCTGGATGAAGTTCATCCAGACCTGTCGAGCTCGCTAGGTGATCACAACACCTACACACTCGGTACGGTGGGTTCTCACAATATTGTCATCGCCT CGATCGTGGCCTCCCAAATGATGCCCAGATTCCCATCGCTCCGTTTCTCATTGATGGTGGGGATTGGCGGAGGAGTACCAAGCAGAGGCGCGGATATTCGACTGGGAGACGTTGTAGTTAGCAACCCGACGAAAGGCTTCCGGGAAGTG CGCACTGGGACGTTGAATAAGCCGTCGCAGCTGCTGTTGACGGCACTGAATAAACACCAGGCGAACAATTTATTGAACGGCTGCGACCTTTCGAAGCACATTTCCCAGTCGGCAATTATGACTTCCAGCCATACTAGTGAATTCACGTATCAAGGTCAAGAGGAAGACAAGCTCTTCCACCCTGAATATGACCACATGGCTCCCCGTCGTAGTTGTGAAAGCTGCGACCACACCCAGCTAGTGAACCGACCTACTCGGTCTTCAACTGAACCGAGAATCCACTACGGTCTGATTGCATCTTGTAACCAAGCAATGAAGGATGCTAAACCTCGAGACCGACTGGCACGCCAGCTGGGAATCATATGTTTAGAGATGGAGGCTGCCGGGTTGGTGGGTCACTTTCCATGTCTCGTCATCCGGGGTATTAGCGACTATGCGGAATTTCACAAGAACGATCAGTGGCACGGCTATGCCATAGCAACGGCAGCAGCATATGCAAAAGAGCTCCTCTCCGTTGTGCTTCCTGTCGAAGTTGTGGGAAAGGATCCTGCCGATGTACGATCGACAGCTGCGAGTGAATCAAGCCTCATGAGTCCTGACAGGTCG aaaaaaattcATACTTGGCTATCCTCACTTAATTTCCTTCAAACTCAGCAGGACCTATTCAGAAAAAGACCACAGTGGACAGGCACAACGCTACTGAGCAGTGAG CTCAAAGGATGGATCAACAGATCGATCATCGTTGATCACCTCCGGAGAGAGTTCAACGCGAATAACAAGGCTGGTGTAGCCTGCGTATATTGCAATTTTAAGGGTCAAGCTCGCCAGACCGTGGACAGTATCCTGGCTAGCCTTTTGCTGCAGCTGGTTGTCGCCCGTGGGGGTCctgttgatgatgag CATACACTTCCAGATGTTGATGAA ATTCATCCCTCTGAAGAAGACTTAAAATCATATGCGGATAGCCGAATCAAGGTTGACATCTCGCGCGACAGTGGAGGGCTATCAGATCAGGAGAAAGTTCACATTGTGAATACTGTGGTAAAGGGGAGTGATGAAAT ATTTCTTCTAGTGAAACTGCATATGGATACGCTACGTCCGACGCGAAGGAAGGACGAATTCGTTACCTGGATGAATGGTCTGCCGGATAACATGGACAAAGCACTTGAGGACACC AGGTTGCGAGACAAATTCTGTACTGGCTCACTTCGGCGTTCCCGCTATCTGACCGTTAGAGAATTAGACGGGGCTTTGGCTCTGG ATGACCTTTGTGAATGCCTG cacTGGCTCAGGGATGCTCCAGGTATTGCAACAACCTGCCTCGAGTCATTTTTAACATTAGGCCACAGCCCCAATA CTCAGGAACTCCTCGAGACGAGGGACAAGCTGCAATGTGCAATAAGAGTCATGAGCCTTTCACAATACAGCCTGCAACGGAGGAAGGATGTCACGAAGTTGCACATTCTCGCATACTTCGGAATCGACCAATTGCTGGAACGTTTTCTCCGAGGGAAACTGGACATCAACGCCAAAGACAACCATGGAACGACGGCTCTACACTGGGCGGTACGAAATGGGCACAAAGCTATGGTGAAATTACTGGTCAACAACAAGAACACGAACATCAATGCCAAAGATAGTTATGGAAGAACAGCGCTGCATTGGGCAGGGCGGAGCGCCAATAAGGACATAATGTCGCTACTGTT AGGACTCGAAAAGCTTGAAGGGAGAGCTGAGGTATTTCAGGAAATCCACGGACTCCTACGACTCATTGGAGCGCCTATTGCAGCCTTATTCTACCAATATTATCGAACACCGCTGTCACGGGCTGCAGAGAGAGGAGATCTAGCGCTTGTCACCCAGCTGCTCGATTGGCCTGGCACTCAGCCCAAGCAAAGTACTTTCATTCGGACGCCGCTATCCTTGGCGGCGGAAAACGGGCATGGATCAGTTGTGAAGCTATTAGTCGAGAGAAATGCTGATATTAACTTTAAATTCATTGGTGGTCGGGCCCCTTTGTCATATGCCGCGGAGAATGGCCATAGGGATGTGGTGGAAGTTCTGCTGAGGTCAGATACCTTGGATGTCGACTCCAAAGAGACAGATACACTGCGGATACCACAAGCCACGGATAATG CTGATGACGGCCGGACCCCCCTGTTCTATGCTGCAGAGAAGGGGTTCaaggaggtggtggaaaTACTACTAAGCTCAAACAAGGTCGATGTCAGCTCAAAGGACGGACAAGGGTTGACACCACTAATGTATGCTGAAAGGAATGGCCATGAGGAAGTAGTTGCAGTCTTGCGGGCTGGAGCGAACTGCAACCCAAGTGATCAAAGACTATATAAGCAGCACTAG
- a CDS encoding fungal-specific transcription factor, protein MIRQMSQENRLITHVRSSAHHPRKPLGIKRSVADAIRRKSSAPAESPVLDAWWLGVRKNADILNATAKSVSMKEQLIQDSQELHRNQRESVSNITFGAESGGVPTSTRNPISENDSSTRNPLLKDWAWFQTQNKSALPIYVSEVACTAFATRLCQCLNSKDASTSDMPRVSLACARLLVNTALGHANPPFHLALRKTSVDYLQTIYQNASFDDPVLVCKYFALFALGEVCSVPSGRLNNDTSPGTTYYARAINMISVLPERPNMAHIEALLILVLLSLFLFTSGFTDLYEALCSQFLNRWHSAYVLVGIALRLGLSAGFHHNIPETQYPDPIARENRIRVWWTIYIFDRFWGLKLGLPMQVNDDDIHVDFPSNLAVETFHDEFADSSYQVAVIELARISTHIMRNIYSRQKSAETLLQREQKLLNEMKQWMQSVPDHIRLQPDTHNPRCTVLIHLQFNYCLILAIRPLLLGILDHIATTDFSPETTLSPALAALTEACIHSARHTLILCADEWTKGSISVFGFAFAQYIFTSSLVLVISNLLPYGNADDLASIDTAAEMLRSFAADGNLMAGDLYEHIQKVQKCHRSGRFSSRLPSTLGNTMIQVQEPCEDDAPSVPHPTATTYVPPTNSQIYPTSVAQLPISDPQYKTAEMSLYQPTMEDFLTQSVTDIGLLDPEEISTNLPDSWPSIPLWTNDF, encoded by the exons ATGATTCGCCAAATGAGTCAGGAGAACCGTCTTATCACGCACGTAAGAAGCTCGGCTCATCACCCGAGGAAGCCTTTGGGAATCAAGCGCTCTGTAGC AGATGCCATTCGCAGAAAGTCAAGTGCACCGGCGGAAAGCCCTGTTCTAGATGCCTGGTGGCTGGGTGTGAGAAAGAATGCAGATATATTAAACGCGACCGCAAAGTCCGTGTCGATGAAAG AGCAACTGATCCAAGACAGTCAAGAACTTCATCGAAATCAGCGAGAGTCAGTCAGCAATATCACCTTCGGGGCAGAGAGTGGTGGCGTTCCAACCTCCACACGTAATCCAATATCAGAGAATGACTCCAGTACACGAAATCCGCTATTAAAGGACTGGGCGTGGTTTCAAACACAGAACAAGTCGGCTCTCCCCATCTATGTTAGCGAGGTAGCCTGTACTGCATTTGCAACGCGCCTGTGCCAATGCTTGAATAGCAAGGACGCTTCGACTTCAGACATGCCACGAGTGAG CCTTGCCTGCGCTCGATTGCTTGTGAATACTGCGCTTGGCCACGCCAATCCACCATTCCACCTCGCACTGCGGAAGACCAGCGTGGACTACCTTCAAACTATTTACCAAAACGCATCCTTCGACGATCCTGTTTTAGTGTGCAAGTactttgctctttttgctCTAGGTGAAGTATGCTCGGTTCCGAGTGGCAGACTGAACAATGACACTTCACCTGGCACAACTTACTATGCGCGTGCCATCAATATGATTTCTGTGCTACCGGAGAGACCCAATATGGCCCATATAGAGGCTCTCTTAATTCTGGTAttactttctctcttcctctttacCTCGGGATTTACTGACCTGTATGAGGCACTTTGTAGTCAATTTCTGAACAGGTGGCATTCAGCCTATGTTCTGGTAGGAATCGCGTTGCGACTTGGATTGTCTGCTGGCTTCCATCATAACATCCCCGAGACGCAATACCCTGATCCCATCGCAAGGGAGAATCGCATTCGTGTGTGGTGGACGATATACATCTTTGATCGCTTTTGGGGGCTAAAGCTTGGACTTCCAATGCAGGTcaacgatgatgatatccATGTTGATTTTCCTTCAAACCTCGCTGTTGAAACATTCCACGACGAGTTCGCAGACAGTTCATACCAGGTGGCTGTCATAGAGCTTGCCAGGATTTCTACACATATTATGCGAAATATCTACAGCCGCCAAAAATCTGCGGAAACATTATTACAAAGAGAGCAAAAGCTTCTGAACGAGATGAAGCAGTGGATGCAGTCAGTTCCTGATCATATTCGGCTCCAACCTGACACCCATAATCCCAGGTGTACCGTTCTTATTCATCTACAATTCAACTAT TGTTTGATTCTTGCCATACGCCCACTATTGCTGGGCATACTCGATCATATTGCAACAACAGATTTCAGCCCCGAAACTACGTTATCGCCTGCCCTGGCCGCCTTGACCGAAGCGTGCATTCATTCTGCACGGCACACCTTGATTCTCTGTGCTGATGAATGGACGAAAGGATCTATCTCCGTGTTTGGATTCGCCTTCGCACAGTACATTTTCACATCGTCGCTTGTCCTTGTTATTTCAAATCTCCTCCCATATGGAAATGCGGATGACTTAGCATCTATTGATACCGCTGCGGAGATGTTAAGGTCTTTCGCCGCAGATGGTAACCTCATGGCCGGTGATCTTTACGAACATATTCAGAAAGTTCAAAAGTGCCATAGAAGCGGTAGATTCTCCTCACGGTTACCTTCAACCCTAGGCAATACAATGATTCAGGTTCAGGAACCTtgtgaagatgatgctcCATCTGTACCGCATCCCACAGCGACTACCTACGTACCGCCGACCAACTCACAGATATATCCCACCAGCGTTGCACAGCTTCCTATTTCAGACCCGCAGTATAAGACGGCAGAGATGTCCCTGTACCAACCAACGATGGAGGATTTCCTAACCCAATCGGTTACAGACATTGGTTTGTTAGACCCCGAAGAAATATCAACGAATCTTCCAGACTCGTGGCCTAGCATTCCGCTATGGACCAACGACTTCTGA
- a CDS encoding GNAT family N-acetyltransferase: MALVATTSVSSYVLRQHRPGDLGWIVHRHGILYNQEYGWTERFEGLVARVASDFIEHYDPKCQRCWVAERDGSFIGCVLLVKDRDSDLNGAKLRLLLVEPSARGLGLGRNLIQQCTSFAHEVGYSRIRLWTNSGLTSARRLYQKEGYKLMKSEEEETLGMKSVGEYWELVL, translated from the coding sequence ATGGCATTAGTGGCAACTACCAGTGTCAGTTCTTACGTATTACGACAACATCGCCCTGGTGACTTAGGATGGATAGTTCATCGGCATGGGATCTTGTATAATCAAGAATACGGATGGACAGAGCGTTTTGAGGGCCTCGTGGCTAGGGTTGCCTCCGATTTCATCGAACACTATGATCCAAAATGCCAACGCTGTTGGGTTGCCGAACGTGATGGGTCATTCATCGGTTGCGTGCTGTTAGTGAAGGACAGGGACTCGGATCTCAATGGGGCAAAActgcgccttcttcttgtcgaACCTAGTGCACGAGGACTGGGACTTGGCCGTAACTTGATCCAGCAATGTACAAGTTTTGCTCACGAGGTCGGATATTCACGAATACGATTGTGGACAAACAGTGGCTTAACTTCGGCGCGACGCCTTTACCAAAAGGAGGGATATAAGCTTATGAAgtcagaagaggaggagacaCTAGGCATGAAGTCGGTTGGAGAATACTGGGAACTGGTCCTATAG